One genomic segment of Culturomica massiliensis includes these proteins:
- a CDS encoding glycoside hydrolase family 2 protein, with the protein MKKYIILIGILWGIACQSFADNQSSWSTAGFYELKNSGRKVYNMNVAWRFRKGDIPDAWQTNYPDSLWEVVNIPHGLEYLPEKASGCVNYQGIAWYRKHFSFPAELKGKKIFLYFEGIMGKSKIWVNGRLLSEHFGGYLPVAVDISEIVKPGEDNIVAVCTDNSNDPAYPPGKPQETLDFSYFGGIYRDCYLITHNHIFITDPNYENETAGGGIFVGYDRVSEQSAEVLLKLQVKNVTEKTFQGKINYILEDTVGRKVAGLTQKLHIKAGQTAERNGKMEVRVPSLWSPEHPNLYWLIVTVKDAAGKTIDGYKQRIGIRSIEFRGKDGFWLNGKPYPFPLIGANRHQDFAVVGNALPNSMHWRDAKKLREAGLKVIRNAHYPQDPAFMDACDELGLFVIVNTPGWQFWNNDPVFGERVYADIRNMVRRDRNHPSVWLWEPILNETWYPADFAEKVRHIVEEEYPYPGCYCACDETARGKEYYAIRYTHPATGDAGWESRESNDTVTYFTREWGDNVDDWNSHNSPSRVDRSWGEKPMLIQANHYASPSYKYTCYETLYQTGRQHAGGCLWHSFDHQRGYHPDPFYGGLMDVFRQPKYAYYMFMAQREKTEPMIYIAHEMTPFSPSDVTVYSNCDEVRLTFCKDGETRIYHKEKRNTGMPSPIVIFRDIYDFMHDKELSRAGKQEEVYLLAEGLIDGKVVAREIKRPARRPAKIIMWVDDNGKKLTADGSDFVTVVAAIADQQGNIKRLNKDEIRFTVKGPASIVGEESGFVNPKPIEWGTAPVLIRSGLQPGKITVHAEVLLKGSQMPVAGEVTFESVAPGFQMLYDPQEAEKLNTRNMEKNGDKTTNFELKKEIQKLQQELNSIRLKEVERQQGEFEK; encoded by the coding sequence ATGAAAAAATATATTATTTTGATCGGAATTCTATGGGGAATTGCTTGTCAATCCTTTGCCGACAACCAAAGCTCCTGGTCGACTGCCGGATTTTACGAACTGAAAAATTCCGGACGGAAAGTATATAATATGAATGTGGCATGGCGTTTCCGGAAAGGAGATATACCCGACGCCTGGCAAACGAACTACCCGGATTCTTTGTGGGAGGTAGTAAATATTCCCCACGGTTTGGAATACTTACCCGAAAAAGCCAGCGGATGTGTCAACTACCAGGGTATCGCCTGGTACCGGAAACATTTCTCTTTTCCTGCAGAACTAAAAGGCAAAAAGATATTTCTGTATTTCGAAGGTATTATGGGAAAATCAAAAATCTGGGTAAACGGGCGGCTACTGTCCGAACATTTCGGAGGATACCTACCTGTGGCAGTAGATATTTCAGAGATCGTAAAACCGGGAGAAGACAATATAGTCGCCGTATGTACAGACAATAGCAACGATCCGGCATATCCTCCCGGTAAGCCGCAGGAAACCCTGGATTTCTCCTATTTCGGAGGCATATACCGCGATTGTTACCTGATTACTCACAATCACATATTCATCACTGACCCGAATTATGAAAACGAAACGGCAGGCGGGGGAATTTTTGTCGGTTACGACCGGGTATCGGAACAAAGTGCAGAAGTATTACTGAAATTGCAAGTAAAAAATGTTACAGAGAAAACATTTCAGGGAAAAATCAACTATATCCTGGAAGATACAGTCGGCAGAAAAGTAGCCGGACTGACTCAAAAATTACACATTAAAGCCGGGCAAACTGCAGAACGCAACGGAAAAATGGAGGTTCGTGTTCCCAGTTTATGGTCCCCGGAGCATCCGAATTTATATTGGCTGATAGTGACTGTAAAAGATGCAGCAGGCAAAACGATAGACGGATATAAACAACGTATCGGAATCCGGAGTATTGAATTCCGAGGAAAAGACGGATTCTGGCTGAACGGCAAACCTTATCCGTTTCCACTGATCGGAGCCAACCGACATCAGGATTTTGCCGTTGTAGGTAATGCACTGCCTAATAGTATGCATTGGAGAGATGCCAAAAAATTACGGGAAGCCGGACTGAAAGTAATCCGAAATGCTCATTATCCACAGGATCCCGCTTTTATGGATGCCTGCGACGAATTAGGACTTTTCGTAATCGTAAATACGCCGGGTTGGCAATTCTGGAACAACGATCCTGTTTTCGGCGAAAGGGTATATGCAGATATCCGGAATATGGTGAGACGCGACCGGAATCATCCTTCAGTGTGGCTGTGGGAGCCTATTCTGAATGAAACCTGGTATCCCGCAGATTTTGCAGAAAAAGTACGGCACATCGTAGAAGAAGAATATCCTTACCCAGGCTGCTACTGCGCTTGTGACGAAACAGCACGCGGGAAAGAGTATTACGCCATCCGTTATACCCATCCGGCAACCGGCGACGCCGGTTGGGAATCCCGGGAAAGTAACGATACAGTTACTTATTTTACCCGGGAATGGGGCGACAATGTGGACGACTGGAATTCACATAACTCTCCGAGCCGGGTAGACCGGAGCTGGGGAGAAAAACCGATGCTGATACAGGCGAACCACTATGCCTCCCCCTCGTATAAATACACCTGCTACGAAACATTGTACCAAACCGGCCGCCAGCATGCCGGCGGTTGCCTTTGGCACTCCTTCGACCACCAGCGGGGATATCATCCCGACCCTTTCTACGGAGGATTGATGGATGTATTCCGCCAGCCCAAATATGCCTATTACATGTTTATGGCTCAACGGGAAAAAACGGAACCGATGATATATATCGCCCACGAAATGACACCTTTTTCTCCCTCCGATGTAACGGTCTATTCCAATTGTGACGAGGTGCGCCTGACTTTTTGTAAAGACGGAGAGACCCGGATTTATCATAAGGAAAAGCGCAATACGGGAATGCCCTCTCCGATTGTTATTTTCCGGGATATATATGATTTTATGCACGACAAAGAATTAAGCAGAGCCGGAAAGCAAGAAGAGGTATACCTATTGGCCGAGGGACTGATCGACGGAAAAGTAGTGGCCCGAGAGATCAAAAGACCAGCCCGGCGACCGGCTAAAATTATAATGTGGGTAGATGATAACGGGAAAAAACTGACTGCCGACGGTTCGGATTTTGTCACCGTAGTGGCTGCTATCGCCGATCAGCAGGGAAACATCAAACGCCTGAATAAAGATGAAATCCGATTCACAGTGAAAGGTCCCGCAAGCATTGTCGGTGAAGAATCAGGATTTGTAAATCCGAAACCTATCGAATGGGGAACTGCTCCCGTACTGATACGTTCCGGATTACAACCGGGTAAAATTACCGTGCATGCAGAGGTCTTGCTGAAAGGCTCACAGATGCCAGTAGCCGGAGAAGTAACTTTTGAGAGTGTGGCTCCCGGTTTTCAAATGCTTTATGACCCGCAGGAAGCTGAAAAATTGAATACCCGGAATATGGAAAAAAACGGAGATAAAACAACAAACTTTGAATTGAAAAAGGAAATTCAGAAACTGCAACAGGAATTGAATTCCATCCGCCTGAAAGAGGTCGAAAGACAACAAGGGGAATTCGAAAAATAA
- a CDS encoding thiamine phosphate synthase, which produces MFDVQFITHFTDTITYLDSVRIALEGGCRWIQLRMKEATEEEAEVVARQTQALCSDYGAVFIIDDRVELVKKIGADGVHLGKQDMPVGEARRFLGTAFRIGGTANTFEDIRRHAMDGADYIGCGPFRFTTTKQKLAPVLGLEGYRVILGRMHEVGIGLPIVGIGGITTEDIPPLKAVGLNGIALSGSVLRAADPVAEMKKIIELTK; this is translated from the coding sequence ATGTTCGACGTACAATTTATTACTCATTTTACCGATACGATTACTTATCTTGATTCTGTGCGGATTGCGCTGGAAGGAGGTTGCCGCTGGATACAGTTGCGCATGAAAGAGGCGACGGAGGAGGAAGCAGAAGTTGTTGCCCGACAGACGCAGGCTCTGTGTTCTGATTACGGAGCAGTTTTTATTATCGACGACCGGGTGGAATTGGTGAAAAAGATTGGAGCCGACGGGGTGCATCTCGGTAAGCAGGATATGCCGGTGGGGGAAGCCCGGCGGTTTTTGGGAACTGCATTCCGTATCGGCGGGACAGCTAATACGTTTGAAGACATACGGCGACATGCGATGGACGGTGCCGATTATATCGGTTGTGGCCCTTTTCGGTTTACGACAACCAAGCAAAAGTTAGCTCCCGTGCTCGGATTGGAGGGATATCGAGTTATTTTAGGCCGGATGCATGAGGTTGGCATCGGATTACCGATTGTCGGAATTGGCGGTATTACAACCGAAGATATCCCGCCCTTAAAAGCTGTCGGATTAAATGGAATTGCTCTAAGTGGTAGTGTATTGCGTGCAGCCGATCCGGTAGCGGAAATGAAAAAAATCATTGAATTGACAAAATAA
- a CDS encoding RNA-binding domain-containing protein produces the protein MDIQSVLQKGEGISAEFKRAESKVPDNLFETVCAFLNRNGGIILLGVTDSGKVEGIKAGMVEKFCKEISNLSNNPQKLNPTFLLEPAVIDFRRKKLISVYVPVSSQVHRCAGKIFDRSVDGDYEVRSDDQIRNMYSRKSAYYSEGMVYPYVREADFVPGIVARVRQMMEVQRPDQPWNTLSDEEFYRISGLYRRDMLTGREGFTLAALLLFGQEEAIRDVVPHYKIDALLRRKDKERYDDRVNIRCNLIDAYPLLMQFIAKHLPDPFWLERDQRISLRDIIFREVIVNFLIHREYLNAYPASLIIYDNGVVLKNANKPHVFGELYPGNYEAFPKNPNIANIFTQIGRAEELGTGVRKVFQYIKMYSGCERALFREEDLFTVKIPLVGMEDDLDFIVGETVGETVGETVGETVGETVGETVGETGLKILQLINNNPFITRLELSEAIGLSVRGIEWNLLQLRKKGILKRMGATKKGYWKIVRRLK, from the coding sequence TCAATCTGTTTTACAAAAAGGAGAGGGAATTAGTGCCGAGTTTAAGCGGGCGGAGTCTAAGGTTCCGGATAATTTGTTCGAGACGGTTTGTGCATTTTTAAACCGGAATGGGGGCATCATATTGTTGGGTGTAACCGATTCCGGGAAAGTAGAAGGGATAAAGGCCGGAATGGTAGAAAAGTTCTGCAAGGAAATTTCGAATTTGTCGAATAATCCGCAGAAATTAAATCCGACTTTTCTGTTGGAACCTGCGGTTATTGATTTCAGAAGGAAAAAACTGATATCGGTTTATGTTCCTGTTTCTTCACAGGTACATCGATGTGCCGGGAAGATTTTTGACCGGAGTGTGGACGGAGATTATGAAGTACGGAGTGATGATCAGATCCGGAATATGTATAGCCGGAAAAGTGCTTATTATTCGGAGGGTATGGTGTATCCTTATGTAAGAGAAGCGGATTTTGTACCCGGGATTGTGGCCCGTGTTCGTCAGATGATGGAAGTACAACGCCCCGATCAGCCATGGAATACATTATCCGATGAAGAATTCTACCGGATATCCGGATTATACCGCCGGGATATGCTGACCGGTAGGGAAGGATTTACTTTGGCTGCCTTGCTGTTGTTCGGGCAGGAGGAGGCTATACGGGATGTGGTACCGCATTATAAAATCGATGCTTTGTTACGCAGAAAAGATAAAGAGCGTTACGATGACCGGGTAAATATTCGTTGTAATCTGATCGATGCCTATCCTTTATTGATGCAGTTTATTGCCAAGCATTTGCCGGATCCGTTTTGGCTGGAAAGAGATCAGCGGATTTCTTTACGCGATATTATTTTCCGGGAAGTAATTGTTAATTTTTTGATTCACCGGGAGTATCTGAATGCTTATCCGGCTTCACTGATTATCTATGATAATGGGGTAGTATTGAAAAATGCCAATAAACCGCATGTATTCGGTGAATTGTACCCGGGAAATTACGAAGCATTTCCTAAAAACCCTAATATAGCGAATATATTCACACAAATTGGAAGGGCCGAAGAATTAGGGACGGGAGTGAGAAAGGTGTTTCAGTATATTAAGATGTATTCGGGATGTGAACGGGCTTTGTTCCGGGAGGAGGATTTATTTACCGTAAAAATCCCCTTGGTTGGCATGGAGGATGATTTGGATTTTATTGTGGGAGAAACTGTGGGAGAAACTGTGGGAGAAACTGTGGGAGAAACTGTGGGAGAAACTGTGGGAGAAACTGTGGGAGAAACCGGATTGAAAATATTGCAATTAATTAATAATAATCCATTTATAACGCGATTGGAATTGTCGGAAGCAATCGGGTTGTCTGTCCGGGGAATAGAATGGAATTTATTGCAGCTAAGGAAAAAAGGGATATTAAAACGTATGGGCGCTACGAAAAAAGGATATTGGAAAATTGTCCGGAGGTTGAAATAG
- a CDS encoding GNAT family N-acetyltransferase: MIRNYKFEDRTTLCDFFAIVLEEHKDYISHGELQMGIATDPGILAADYKQKWLQYLDRQTADPSNTVLLYEDNGILTGFIIFGVMEDGAEPYGVIFDMAVAPDARGKRIGEQLLEKAVENFRERGIRNCYLESGVNNHSAHHFFQKHGFAQVSDIFRMKL, from the coding sequence ATGATCCGGAATTATAAATTTGAAGACAGAACGACATTGTGTGATTTTTTTGCAATTGTGCTCGAAGAGCATAAGGACTATATATCTCACGGGGAACTTCAGATGGGGATTGCAACGGATCCCGGTATATTGGCTGCCGATTATAAGCAAAAATGGCTGCAATACTTGGACAGGCAGACAGCGGATCCCTCCAATACCGTGTTGTTGTATGAAGACAACGGTATTTTGACCGGATTTATCATATTCGGTGTTATGGAAGACGGGGCAGAACCTTATGGTGTAATTTTCGATATGGCTGTTGCTCCGGATGCCCGGGGAAAACGTATCGGGGAGCAGTTGCTGGAAAAAGCTGTAGAGAATTTCCGGGAACGCGGGATCCGCAACTGTTATCTGGAATCGGGCGTTAATAACCATTCGGCTCATCATTTTTTTCAAAAACACGGTTTTGCACAGGTCTCCGATATCTTTCGAATGAAATTGTGA